In Daphnia magna isolate NIES linkage group LG7, ASM2063170v1.1, whole genome shotgun sequence, a single genomic region encodes these proteins:
- the LOC123474344 gene encoding peptidyl-tRNA hydrolase ICT1, mitochondrial-like has translation MYFTNLKVKIGNLTFRFVTHISNGTGPKLSATRAYLSGFKSNLSLEKLYPTSRLDITTIPKAPESKDGKFSGYIPMDKIQVNYVRSGGPGGQNVNCVSTKTEIRFHLASADWIPEPIRVKLAERVKNQISKEGYFIIKSERTRSQQLNLADTLDKLRNLIHSVAQSLVVPEVSQETLEKQRRLRERAARERLREKRAHSMTKQGRQSPTLDS, from the exons ATGTATTTCACTAATTTAAAGGTAAAAATCGGAAACTTGACATTTCGGTTTGTTACGCACATTTCGAACGGCACAGGACCAAAGCTGTCTGCTAC TCGAGCATATCTCTCTGGTTTCAAAAGTAATCTATCTCTTGAAAAATTGTACCCTACTAGTCGGCTGGACATAACCACTATTCCTAAG GCACCAGAAAGCAAAGATGGAAAATTTAGTGGTTACATACCTATGG ACAAAATTCAGGTAAATTATGTCCGCAGTGGTGGACCTGGTGGACAAAATGTAAATTGTGTCTCAACCAAAACTGAGATACGTTTTCATCTAGCCAGTGCTGATTGGATTCCAGAGCCTATTCGTGTCAAGCTAGCAGAAAGAGTGAAGAATCAAATTTCCAAAGAAGGTTATTTCATTATAAAATCTGAAAGAACCAGATCTCAGCAGTTGAATTTGGCTGACACCCTTGACAAGCTCAGAAACTTGATCCACTCTGTAGCACAAAGCCTTGTAGTCCCTGAAGTCTCCCAGGAAACACTGGAAAAGCAACGCAGGCT GCGTGAAAGGGCAGCTCGGGAGCGTCTAAGGGAGAAGCGGGCACATTCGATGACGAAGCAAGGACGCCAATCACCGACTCTCGATTCGTAA
- the LOC116927863 gene encoding rho GTPase-activating protein 44, with translation MLVHEVDIEKNVVEPLSLVENEAANIVKARRNLNKLILDMDSARTRYRNAQKQAISGGSVAKVDGIKDELEEAQLKVEMNRDGLAADIYSLLAKESDFAKVILHFAESQRQYHLAALKVLNEHIPLLESKWKAHIQKPVFGFDLDEHLRVSGRTIAHPIEICVITLYETGVDEEGIFRIAGGASKVRKFRAALDANLADLGFALELHDVHIVAGILKSYLRELPDPLFTLALYDDWVNAVKSPDQETRLNALGEVVDKLPESRWNNIRYLIKFFHELSRRHEHNKMTSQNLAIVLAPSLLWSPNNSSDTLSLNMSLANTHASVIEHLIMFADRFFPGEIDFYMTYSKALYSGLLQPPSPSNGGFLERDEHDSKEVRRTHQRTGSTEGLVEMRHPAPSNYAYDNLAKAESPRPISRRKKIPAPEPPNQANSPHTKTLPHAKTPEKEEKKNISDSTPVLPERSVASDKPMLPPTGPDTKRLSALPVSEKKPVLAPRPSLNPSVERVSLSSQSQSNVLAPIGFEAIENDLKRQGSVRQIPAYAGPAKSDEETVELRKPYVPSHKRLSSFDNVININPTPHPNAVSMFGGFQPPMPLDRTKFDVDKPRPSIPERPSIIKLQGSAGSTSASANLSPEACNPNEIRSHGPAVLERVHSFSVNKQQVSIVEVTNSNPGLTLNSSDHPDIQYADSDDVAPPVPHGEVIKPERPPKPERLSHPSGNGNVESNNNNNTSSSKSETLTGDEEVVAQPVNVGGTLPRPAPRPQPPVPPIKPRSNVSATSIGAMGDSTDL, from the exons ATGTTAGTCCATGAAGTTGATATTGAGAAAAATGTTGTGGAACCTCTGAGTCTAGTTGAGAATGAGGCTGCTAACATCGTCAAGGCGAGACGTAACCTAAATAAACTAATCTTAGATATGGATTCTGCAAGAACCAG GTACCGGAACGCACAAAAGCAAGCCATCAGTGGAGGAAGTGTTGCCAAGGTGGATGGAATTAAAGATGAACTAGAAGAGGCACAATTAAAAGTAGAAATGAATCGTGACGGATTGGCAGCAGATATTTACTCTCTTTTGGCCAAGGAATCTGACTTTGCTAAG GTGATTCTGCATTTCGCCGAATCTCAACGTCAATACCATCTTGCTGCTTTGAAAGTATTAAATGAACACATTCCATTGCTAGAGAGTAAGTGGAAGGCACATATTCAGAAACCAGTATTTGGATTTGACTTGGACGAACATCTACGCGTTTCCGGCCGTACGATTGCGCATCCCATAGAAATATGTGTTATCACATTATATGAAACCGGCGTTGATGAAGAGGGAATATTTCGCATTGCAGGAGGGGCGTCCAAAGTCAGAAAATTTAGG GCTGCCCTCGATGCTAATTTAGCAGATCTTGGGTTTGCGTTGGAACTTCACGATGTCCACATTGTTGCGGGTATTTTAAAATCCTACTTGCGCGAACTACCCGATCCATTATTTACCCTTGCATTGTATGATGATTGGGTCAATGCCGTCAAGAGCCCCGATCAAGAAACCCGTCTCAACGCTCTAGGCGAG GTAGTTGATAAATTGCCGGAAAGTCGTTGGAACAACATTCGTTATTTGATCAAGTTCTTTCATGAACTTAGTCGTCGCCACGAGCATAATAAAATGACGTCGCAgaatttagctattgttttgGCCCCCAGTCTCCTCTGGTCACCG AACAATAGCAGTGATACCCTAAGCTTAAACATGTCTTTGGCCAATACGCACGCGTCGGTGATTGAACATCTTATCATGTTCGCTGATCGTTTCTTTCCTGGAGAG ATTGACTTTTACATGACCTATTCGAAAGCCCTGTACTCTGGATTGCTTCAACCGCCTTCGCCCTCAAATGGAGGTTTCCTCGAGCGAG ACGAGCACGATTCGAAGGAAGTGAGAAGAACTCATCAGCGTACGGGAAGCACTGAAGGATTAGTTGAAATGCGGCACCCTGCGCCCAGCAACTACGCGTATGATAA CTTGGCGAAAGCTGAAAGTCCGAGACCCATTTCCCGGAGGAAGAAAATACCTGCACCAGAGCCGCCTAATCAGGCTAACTCGCCCCACACGAAAACTTTACCGCATGCAAAGACACcagaaaaggaagagaaaaaaaatattagtgACAGCACTCCAGTTCTGCCCGAACGTTCTGTGGCTTCAGATAAGCCCATGCTTCCGCCTACGGGGCCTGATACAAAACGTCTTTCCGCGTTGCCAGTATCTGAGAAGAAACCCGTTCTTGCACCACGACCATCGTTGAATCCGTCGGTTGAGCGCGTTAGTTTGTCTAGTCAATCCCAATCCAATGTACTTGCACCGATCGGATTCGAAGCAATTGAAAACGACTTGAAACGTCAGGGTTCCGTAAGACAAATACCTGCTTACGCTGGACCTGCCAAAAGCGATGAAGAGACCGTTGAACTGCGGAAGCCTTATGTCCCCTCGCATAAGAGACTTTCTTCCTTCGACAATGTCATCAACATAAACCCTACCCCACATCCGAATGCAGTTTCTATGTTCGGAGGATTCCAACCACCTATGCCACTAGATCGGACAAAATTTGATGTCGATAAACCCAGGCCTAGTATACCAGAACGACCGTCGATCATAAAATTACAAG GCTCAGCTGGGAGTACTTCAGCTTCAGCCAATTTATCCCCGGAAGCTTGTAACCCGAACGAAATTAGAAGTCATGGGCCTGCAGTATTGGAGCGTGTTCATTCGTTTTCTGTTAACAAACAGCAAGTTTCGATTGTAGAAGTTACTAATAGCAACCCGGGTTTGACGCTCAATTCTTCCGACCATCCGGATATACAGTATGCGGACTCGGACGATGTAGCTCCTCCTGTACCCCATG GTGAAGTGATTAAACCAGAGCGTCCCCCTAAACCGGAAAGGTTATCGCACCCTTCCGGAAACGGAAATGTGGAAagtaacaataataataatacatcGTCCTCCAAATCTGAAACATTAACTGGAGACGAGGAAGTTGTCGCTCAACCAGTCAACGTTGGAGGAACACTGCCCCGTCCGGCCCCACGCCCTCAGCCACCTGTCCCCCCTATCAAACCCCGGAGCAACGTTTCTGCAACATCTATAGGAGCGATGGGGGATAGTACCGATCTTTGA
- the LOC123474343 gene encoding pro-resilin-like produces the protein MQLGVFLFAIFVVATAVPSKSSDYKDNYKYAPAQYDFGYVVKDDYAYVDFGHSENRNGDKTKGQYYVVLPDGRRQVVNYYVDGYSGYVADIKYEGNYKSAYSADYKPAYKPVPNPTYSPSYKPTY, from the exons ATGCAG CTtggcgtttttctttttgctatttTCGTCGTGGCTACCGCCGTTCCATCCAAGTCTAGTGATTACAAAGACAATTACAAATAC GCTCCGGCTCAGTATGATTTTGGCTATGTAGTAAAGGACGACTACGCTTACGTCGACTTTGGCCATAGCGAGAATCGTAACGGTGACAAAACTAAAGGACAATACTACGTCGTTCTTCCTGATGGTCGTCGCCAAGTTGTCAATTACTACGTTGATGGCTATTCCGGATACGTTGCTGATATCAAGTACGAGGGAAACTACAAATCGGCCTACTCCGCTGATTACAAACCTGCTTATAAGCCGGTGCCTAATCCCACATACTCTCCTTCCTACAAGCCGACATATTAA